A genomic segment from Chitinophaga flava encodes:
- a CDS encoding glycoside hydrolase family 172 protein, with protein MKKTILLLTSVCMYVISAAQQPFNGLEMNMGNLYRLSDAKTRSISPENPSGEAGKGGMATLEQGNARNAARELGQGWKVNPYIFIEPGKTVTLAEIKGPGAIQHIWMTPTGNWRYSILRFYWDDETTPSVEVPVGDFFGMGWGEYAPLNSLAVCVNPGSAFNCYWAMPFRRKCRITMENINTEKMTLYYQIDYTLTNVPDDAGYFHAQFRRNNPVKEASYTLIDGVKGKGQYVGTYMAWGVNNNGWWGEGEIKFFMDGDTQYPTICGTGTEDYFCGSYNFDHKGRYQEFSTPYSGLPQVIRPDGLYKSQQRFGLYRWHIMDPIRFEKELHITIQDLGWRSGGRYLPQQSDISSVVFWYQREPHAPFPRLPAMNELEVN; from the coding sequence ATGAAAAAAACGATCCTCCTGCTGACGTCCGTCTGTATGTATGTGATCTCCGCTGCTCAACAGCCGTTCAACGGGCTCGAAATGAACATGGGCAATCTGTATCGCCTGTCTGATGCCAAAACCCGCTCTATCAGTCCGGAGAACCCCAGCGGTGAAGCCGGCAAAGGCGGCATGGCCACCCTCGAACAGGGCAATGCCCGTAACGCAGCCAGGGAACTGGGCCAGGGCTGGAAAGTAAATCCATACATATTCATAGAGCCCGGCAAAACCGTTACCCTCGCGGAGATCAAAGGCCCCGGCGCTATTCAGCATATCTGGATGACACCCACCGGCAACTGGCGCTACTCCATCCTCCGCTTCTACTGGGACGATGAAACCACCCCTTCTGTAGAAGTACCGGTAGGTGACTTCTTTGGCATGGGATGGGGCGAATATGCACCGCTCAATTCCCTTGCGGTATGCGTCAATCCGGGGAGTGCCTTCAATTGCTACTGGGCCATGCCCTTCCGCAGAAAATGCCGTATCACCATGGAAAACATCAACACCGAAAAAATGACGCTGTATTACCAGATCGACTATACGCTGACCAACGTTCCTGATGATGCTGGTTATTTCCATGCACAATTCAGACGTAACAATCCTGTGAAAGAGGCCAGTTATACCCTGATAGACGGCGTAAAGGGAAAAGGCCAGTATGTGGGCACCTACATGGCCTGGGGCGTTAACAACAACGGCTGGTGGGGCGAGGGAGAAATCAAGTTTTTTATGGATGGCGATACACAGTATCCTACCATCTGCGGCACAGGCACCGAAGATTATTTCTGCGGCTCCTACAACTTCGACCATAAAGGCCGTTACCAGGAGTTTTCAACACCCTACTCCGGACTGCCACAGGTAATACGGCCCGATGGACTGTATAAATCGCAGCAGCGTTTCGGGTTGTACCGCTGGCATATCATGGACCCCATACGTTTCGAAAAAGAGCTGCATATCACTATTCAGGACCTGGGCTGGAGAAGCGGCGGACGTTACCTTCCCCAGCAGTCCGATATCAGCAGCGTGGTGTTCTGGTATCAGCGTGAGCCGCATGCGCCCTTTCCCAGGCTGCCGGCTATGAATGAGCTGGAAGTAAACTAA
- a CDS encoding ABC transporter permease, producing the protein MAKKYSQLKAALVLAKASLIATLRSPTSVVFALLFPIIFVTVFGAMVDNTAVKIKIAVSPRSDTSSPVYRAVKAVGIFSLAKEQDSLEQIAALKKGRIAGIIDIPAPVLSAPVPHYGVSLLSSGAVADKRPLIQAALQEVVAGINRQVLPDQPVAATLKVVTVPGRVYRQIDFILPGQLGFSLLMAGVFGSAFLLFNLRHTLVLKRIFVTPISRTALLAGEMLSRLLFQVICFIIITALGYYVFDFTLINGVVTFIEMLGLSVFGLIIFTGIGFMISGVIRNESSIAPVANTITVPQILLCGLFFPVENYPVWLRTFCDYLPLTFFVDGLRKIAFEGAHLWEVPVQLGGLAVWAVIVGVLSVKMFKWE; encoded by the coding sequence ATGGCAAAAAAATATAGTCAGCTGAAGGCTGCCCTTGTGTTAGCCAAAGCGAGCCTCATTGCTACCCTGCGTAGCCCTACTTCCGTTGTTTTCGCCTTGCTGTTCCCTATCATCTTTGTTACGGTATTTGGCGCCATGGTAGATAATACGGCCGTGAAAATCAAGATTGCAGTTTCGCCACGCAGCGATACCAGCAGTCCGGTATACCGTGCTGTAAAGGCAGTAGGCATTTTCAGTCTGGCTAAAGAACAGGATTCCCTCGAACAAATTGCTGCTTTAAAGAAAGGGCGCATAGCCGGCATCATTGATATCCCTGCGCCGGTATTGTCGGCGCCGGTACCGCACTATGGCGTGTCATTACTGAGTTCCGGTGCAGTGGCTGATAAGCGGCCGCTGATACAGGCAGCTCTGCAGGAAGTAGTGGCGGGTATCAACCGCCAGGTGTTGCCTGATCAACCGGTTGCCGCTACACTGAAGGTAGTGACTGTTCCGGGCAGGGTATACCGGCAGATTGACTTTATCCTGCCGGGGCAACTGGGCTTTTCGCTGCTGATGGCCGGCGTATTTGGCTCTGCCTTCCTGCTGTTCAACCTCCGGCATACGCTGGTACTGAAACGTATTTTTGTAACGCCTATCAGCCGCACTGCTTTGCTGGCAGGTGAAATGCTGAGCAGGCTGTTGTTTCAGGTGATCTGTTTTATCATCATTACTGCATTGGGCTACTACGTATTTGATTTCACCCTGATCAATGGTGTGGTCACTTTTATTGAGATGCTGGGCCTGTCTGTTTTCGGACTGATCATCTTCACCGGTATCGGATTTATGATCAGCGGTGTGATCCGCAATGAAAGCTCTATCGCACCGGTCGCCAATACGATTACGGTGCCGCAGATATTGTTATGCGGCCTCTTTTTTCCGGTAGAGAATTATCCCGTATGGCTGCGCACCTTCTGTGATTATCTGCCATTGACCTTTTTTGTAGATGGCCTGCGGAAGATAGCCTTCGAAGGTGCTCATCTCTGGGAAGTACCGGTACAACTGGGCGGCCTCGCTGTATGGGCAGTGATAGTGGGCGTGTTGTCTGTGAAAATGTTTAAGTGGGAATGA
- a CDS encoding AAA family ATPase: MKKIITPKDIFRQLKADLIGKDSYRGVTLTYTWLANQFGHFSLGFIPTFVVFLILKKHIPESRAALNAALGVSMAWLVFETYNFLGPLLSDKARKRYVFQPAWGNIAFDTITDLLYFWSGAFMASILCGYTPTALSILLILTAMVLYPAYYWYLTKMYLQTPSYPFQFRLSQWNTESLPQKDIDEIRRFLDNKGHGMHLFLFGPKRSGKTSLSVGIATELSIRHHTAVYTSAMKLYCMFFEHDDATSADVLWTWRKASILVIDDINPGDPIKHDLITPDQFLSFVDTFSTNDINRTVLRQTNVIWVLGDDDRLSERWKDMLLNIGVEKEKLISLNLQPYAPPMIRGEYDLHMQS; encoded by the coding sequence ATGAAAAAAATTATTACTCCCAAAGACATCTTCCGCCAGCTCAAAGCAGACCTGATCGGAAAGGATTCCTATCGTGGTGTTACCCTCACCTATACATGGCTGGCTAATCAGTTCGGTCACTTTTCGCTGGGTTTTATTCCCACTTTTGTAGTGTTTCTTATCTTAAAAAAGCATATACCCGAATCGAGGGCAGCCCTGAATGCGGCGCTGGGCGTCAGCATGGCCTGGCTTGTTTTTGAAACGTATAATTTTCTGGGACCGCTGCTGTCAGACAAAGCCAGAAAACGTTATGTTTTCCAGCCTGCCTGGGGCAATATTGCCTTTGATACCATTACAGACCTGTTGTATTTCTGGTCCGGCGCTTTTATGGCCTCTATCCTGTGCGGCTATACGCCGACAGCACTCAGCATACTACTGATACTCACCGCTATGGTATTATATCCTGCCTATTACTGGTATCTTACCAAGATGTACCTGCAGACACCTTCCTATCCGTTCCAGTTCCGGCTCAGCCAGTGGAATACAGAAAGCCTGCCGCAAAAGGATATTGATGAAATACGCCGTTTCCTCGACAACAAAGGCCACGGCATGCACCTGTTTTTGTTTGGCCCCAAAAGAAGCGGTAAAACAAGTCTCAGCGTTGGCATTGCTACGGAGCTGTCTATACGTCATCATACGGCCGTATACACCTCAGCCATGAAGTTGTACTGCATGTTCTTTGAACACGACGATGCCACATCGGCAGATGTATTATGGACCTGGCGCAAAGCCTCTATCCTCGTGATTGATGATATCAATCCCGGCGATCCTATCAAACACGATCTGATTACGCCGGATCAGTTCCTGAGCTTTGTAGACACTTTCTCCACCAATGATATCAACCGCACTGTGTTAAGACAAACCAATGTTATCTGGGTACTGGGAGATGATGACCGTTTGTCGGAAAGATGGAAAGATATGTTGCTGAACATAGGTGTAGAGAAGGAAAAACTGATTTCCCTGAACCTGCAGCCATATGCTCCCCCGATGATCAGGGGAGAATATGATTTGCATATGCAAAGCTGA
- a CDS encoding LuxR C-terminal-related transcriptional regulator, protein MKHDKLGIYSKTFITDVPADPNSPDVAHFRKTIRRFPDEAIYIYSFKDNRMLYADGWEELLGYADNEITMLTIVNITAPEYAPFSNELNDKALMFLHNITKDLEQYSFTIELKKIHKNGTHVPLICKVGVFSAEEGQVTAIIGHSQKNESIKLGNVMRYAAYGPEKSAFEEELNKQLFRHYAISEKEKEALAMVAEGFSFKEIAARFGVSQSAIEKRIIPMYKRFEVKSLTHLISFAYANHILP, encoded by the coding sequence ATGAAGCATGATAAGTTGGGGATTTATTCCAAAACCTTTATTACAGATGTACCAGCTGACCCGAACAGCCCGGACGTAGCGCACTTCAGAAAAACGATCCGGAGGTTCCCCGATGAGGCCATTTATATTTATTCGTTTAAGGATAACCGTATGTTGTATGCAGACGGTTGGGAAGAATTGCTGGGATACGCTGATAACGAGATTACCATGCTCACGATCGTAAATATTACAGCCCCTGAATATGCCCCTTTTTCAAACGAGCTGAATGACAAAGCCCTGATGTTTTTGCATAACATAACAAAAGATCTGGAGCAATATAGTTTTACGATAGAGCTGAAAAAAATACATAAAAACGGCACACATGTGCCATTAATTTGCAAAGTGGGCGTGTTTTCTGCAGAAGAAGGCCAGGTGACGGCTATTATCGGGCATTCCCAAAAAAATGAAAGTATCAAACTGGGTAACGTGATGCGGTATGCCGCCTATGGTCCTGAAAAATCAGCTTTTGAAGAAGAGCTGAACAAACAACTGTTCCGTCATTATGCTATTTCGGAGAAGGAGAAAGAAGCCCTTGCCATGGTAGCAGAGGGCTTTTCCTTTAAAGAGATTGCGGCCAGGTTCGGCGTTTCCCAGTCAGCGATTGAAAAGAGGATTATCCCTATGTACAAACGTTTTGAGGTGAAAAGCCTGACACACCTGATCAGCTTTGCATATGCAAATCATATTCTCCCCTGA
- a CDS encoding P-loop NTPase family protein, which translates to MKIVIFGAAGAGTSTLAKAFARENGYEHLEADHYYWLKTEHPYENKRDPTERNHQFLADLNSYDKVVVAGSVFNWTPVMPDQFQLAVFLWLPTDIRMQRLILREKQRYGTLLETDPWLKKENAAFITWASRYDEPDFRGRSHNQHQQWIGKLKIPVLEITGDISIAERLQRMQEKVHNMRS; encoded by the coding sequence ATGAAGATCGTTATTTTCGGAGCAGCTGGTGCCGGCACCAGCACCCTCGCCAAGGCATTTGCCAGAGAAAACGGATATGAACATCTGGAAGCAGACCATTATTACTGGCTGAAAACGGAACATCCTTATGAAAACAAACGAGACCCTACGGAACGGAACCATCAGTTCCTGGCCGATCTCAACAGCTACGATAAAGTAGTGGTAGCCGGCTCTGTTTTTAACTGGACTCCTGTAATGCCCGATCAGTTCCAGCTGGCAGTATTCCTCTGGCTCCCTACTGATATACGGATGCAGCGGCTTATCCTCCGTGAAAAACAACGGTACGGCACCCTGCTGGAAACCGACCCCTGGCTCAAAAAAGAAAATGCCGCCTTTATCACCTGGGCTTCCAGGTATGATGAGCCTGACTTCCGAGGCAGAAGCCATAACCAGCACCAGCAATGGATCGGCAAACTGAAAATACCGGTACTCGAAATAACAGGAGACATCTCCATTGCAGAAAGGCTGCAACGGATGCAGGAAAAAGTACACAATATGAGGTCATAA
- a CDS encoding NUDIX domain-containing protein — MKQSAGILLYRKTNDITEYFLVHPGGPYFQKKDAGWWSIPKGEIEPGEAPLHAAIREFEEETGYQPGGTFIPLQPIVQKGGKQVLCWATEGDTDPEKIVSNTFEIEWPPHSGRKKTFPEIDKAGWFDADTAKKLINAQQAAFIEELSKFRGQAPE; from the coding sequence ATGAAACAAAGTGCAGGCATTCTTCTTTACCGAAAAACAAATGACATCACGGAGTACTTTCTGGTACATCCCGGTGGACCTTATTTTCAAAAAAAAGATGCCGGCTGGTGGAGCATACCTAAAGGAGAGATTGAACCGGGAGAAGCACCGTTGCATGCAGCCATACGCGAATTTGAGGAAGAAACCGGTTATCAGCCAGGTGGCACCTTCATACCCCTGCAACCCATTGTCCAGAAAGGCGGAAAACAGGTGTTATGCTGGGCCACAGAAGGAGATACAGACCCCGAAAAAATTGTCAGCAACACTTTTGAGATAGAATGGCCTCCACACTCCGGCCGGAAAAAAACTTTCCCTGAAATAGACAAAGCCGGCTGGTTTGATGCCGACACGGCCAAAAAACTCATCAATGCACAACAGGCCGCCTTCATTGAAGAGCTGTCAAAATTCCGGGGCCAGGCCCCGGAATAA
- a CDS encoding PKD domain-containing protein, whose product MKNPCWAAMALAALFVWSSCRKDALNNDLLTNVETPRTGLVSNVTLRPATLASSPLISKVYTYMPAPGQFINESAYGTIAAAQAVVGSTSNLVSLGGYGGYIVFGFDHSVVNGAGNDLGIYGNPLGPQYQWSEPGIVMVSQDVNGNGIPDDPWYELAGSEYNASGTVKNYRITYYNPHAAGTNVPWKDNLGNSGIVQANSFHSANNYYPAMAPNQDSITFTGTKLVNTLVPGSIITNLAFAWGYSDSYSSEYPTYGYNTFDISWAVNASGQSVSLNAIDFVKVYTGQNCNAGPMLGEISTELKGARDLHL is encoded by the coding sequence ATGAAAAATCCCTGTTGGGCAGCCATGGCTCTGGCTGCGCTCTTTGTCTGGTCTTCCTGCCGTAAAGACGCGCTCAATAATGACCTGTTAACCAACGTAGAAACCCCGCGCACGGGGCTTGTCAGCAATGTGACGCTCAGACCGGCTACCCTTGCCAGCAGTCCGCTTATCAGCAAGGTGTATACCTATATGCCGGCACCCGGACAGTTTATCAATGAATCGGCTTACGGCACTATCGCTGCAGCACAGGCTGTGGTAGGCAGTACCAGCAATCTGGTATCGCTCGGTGGTTACGGTGGATACATTGTATTCGGCTTCGATCACTCTGTAGTCAATGGTGCAGGTAATGACCTGGGTATTTATGGTAATCCCCTGGGACCTCAGTACCAATGGTCCGAGCCGGGTATTGTGATGGTCAGTCAGGATGTAAACGGCAACGGTATTCCTGATGATCCCTGGTATGAACTGGCAGGCAGTGAATACAATGCTTCCGGCACTGTCAAAAATTACCGGATCACGTATTACAATCCGCATGCTGCGGGTACCAATGTCCCCTGGAAAGATAATCTGGGCAATAGTGGTATCGTGCAGGCCAACAGCTTTCACTCGGCTAACAACTACTATCCTGCGATGGCGCCCAACCAGGATTCCATTACCTTCACCGGTACCAAACTGGTCAATACCCTGGTGCCCGGAAGTATTATTACCAACCTGGCTTTTGCATGGGGCTATTCCGATAGTTATTCCAGCGAATATCCTACGTATGGGTATAACACCTTTGATATTTCATGGGCAGTGAATGCCAGCGGCCAGTCGGTAAGTCTGAATGCGATTGATTTTGTAAAGGTATATACCGGCCAGAACTGTAATGCCGGCCCTATGTTGGGGGAAATCTCCACTGAATTAAAAGGTGCGAGGGACCTGCATTTATAA
- a CDS encoding DUF5074 domain-containing protein, which produces MNFKKCFTLLSLLVAFFTACKKEEAIPGVGLQQEGRSDTLHLGEAITLRARVANVNGTTFDWKINGTAAGTDSILKFTASASGMFRVVVTARNTVSIDSVAYNVKVWGKYENGFFMLQEGQYGNDNGDLWYYSYDSNQVVKNVFKTENPGKSLGPNTATLQFATVYRDKMYMAVKVGGPLVVADAHTMKETGRIDHLPQDEGYAFVGVDDSRGLLSAIDGVYRVNLTGPVLGAKVAGINGPAGDMILAGDYVFVMTKDDGVVALKAADFSVAKKFGIGDAGFARTKDGSIWVTGKDSLVKINPVSLAVDRVKLPFKTTNPWAFLAWRSGSLTASASGDAVYIAEREAVEVIGEIEVGGTRLYRYQPGNAASLSAPFLTLPAGQYFYGSAVRYNERRKELVVIALTDKFGGSNDNRWLMYDAVTANLKETVRYTGYYFPALPVFY; this is translated from the coding sequence ATGAATTTTAAAAAGTGTTTTACCCTGCTGTCCTTGTTGGTGGCCTTTTTTACGGCCTGTAAAAAAGAGGAAGCAATACCTGGCGTTGGACTTCAGCAAGAAGGTCGTTCAGATACTTTACATCTGGGAGAGGCGATTACCCTGCGGGCGCGGGTAGCTAACGTTAACGGCACTACGTTCGACTGGAAAATAAACGGAACTGCTGCTGGTACGGATTCCATTCTGAAATTTACAGCGTCTGCAAGTGGAATGTTCCGGGTGGTGGTGACAGCACGTAATACGGTTAGCATTGATTCTGTTGCTTACAACGTCAAAGTATGGGGTAAGTACGAAAACGGCTTTTTCATGTTGCAGGAAGGACAGTACGGCAATGATAACGGTGATCTCTGGTACTATAGCTATGACAGCAATCAGGTAGTGAAGAATGTTTTCAAAACGGAAAACCCCGGTAAGAGCCTGGGGCCTAATACAGCCACGTTGCAGTTTGCCACCGTGTACCGGGATAAAATGTATATGGCCGTAAAAGTAGGCGGGCCGCTGGTGGTAGCCGACGCTCATACGATGAAGGAAACAGGCCGTATTGACCATCTGCCGCAGGATGAAGGCTATGCTTTTGTAGGAGTGGATGATAGCAGAGGGCTACTCAGTGCAATTGATGGCGTGTACCGTGTTAACCTGACAGGCCCTGTACTGGGAGCCAAAGTAGCTGGTATCAACGGCCCTGCCGGCGATATGATACTGGCAGGTGATTATGTATTTGTAATGACGAAGGATGATGGGGTAGTAGCGCTCAAAGCAGCTGACTTCAGCGTGGCGAAAAAATTTGGTATTGGCGACGCTGGTTTTGCCCGTACTAAAGACGGTAGTATATGGGTCACCGGTAAGGACTCTCTCGTAAAAATCAATCCGGTATCACTGGCAGTAGACCGGGTGAAACTGCCGTTTAAAACCACCAACCCATGGGCATTTCTGGCCTGGCGTTCCGGTTCACTGACAGCCAGTGCCTCCGGTGATGCGGTGTATATCGCGGAGCGTGAAGCTGTGGAGGTGATCGGTGAAATTGAAGTGGGTGGCACCCGGCTTTATCGCTATCAACCTGGTAACGCTGCTTCATTGTCTGCTCCGTTCCTGACACTTCCTGCTGGCCAGTACTTCTATGGTTCTGCAGTAAGATATAATGAACGCCGCAAGGAACTGGTAGTGATTGCCCTCACCGATAAATTTGGTGGCAGTAATGATAACCGCTGGCTGATGTATGATGCCGTGACGGCCAATCTGAAGGAAACGGTTCGTTATACCGGTTACTATTTCCCGGCATTGCCTGTATTCTATTGA
- a CDS encoding PKD domain-containing protein produces MKQRLLPFVMLAALFAGSCSKSEDTTPTVTPPVTGPEVSVNVPAGGVNTGNMQWVRLAATVKNDNGASYLWKLGNDTLSTTKELQYLFTKEGNYTLALIVKNSEGEKRVDVPVKISTGKYTNGVTRVFDFQPAPGQFVHTLPAWENGDDQQKMNAKAEEALKNGGIIHLGGFGGYVVMGFDHTILNVPGAYSFTVLGNAFESWAEPGIIEVAYDANGNGLPDDEWYEIAGSEYNSPKTIRNYQITYYKPDENKVKTPNKNYPALTDTTYIKWKDNQGKSGYLSKNMYHTQSYYPQWKGDSITFSGSRLTDEYVVDKSGAGTYFVSPAFPFGYADNWSNDNEKANIKISWAVDKKGNAVQLKGVDFIRVYTSMRAEGGWLGEISTEVAGVKDLNLK; encoded by the coding sequence ATGAAGCAACGACTTTTACCCTTTGTGATGCTGGCAGCACTCTTCGCGGGAAGCTGTTCCAAGAGTGAGGATACAACACCTACCGTTACGCCACCGGTCACCGGGCCGGAGGTGTCGGTTAATGTACCGGCAGGTGGTGTAAATACTGGAAATATGCAGTGGGTACGTTTAGCCGCCACCGTGAAAAATGATAATGGAGCTTCCTATCTGTGGAAGCTGGGCAATGATACCTTATCCACTACAAAAGAGCTGCAGTATCTGTTTACCAAAGAAGGAAATTATACGCTCGCATTGATTGTTAAAAACAGTGAAGGAGAAAAGCGTGTAGACGTCCCAGTTAAAATATCAACCGGAAAATATACCAATGGTGTTACCCGGGTATTTGATTTTCAACCGGCCCCTGGCCAGTTTGTGCATACGCTGCCGGCATGGGAAAACGGAGATGATCAACAGAAAATGAATGCCAAAGCAGAAGAAGCTCTAAAGAACGGTGGCATCATACACCTGGGTGGATTTGGCGGTTATGTGGTGATGGGATTTGATCATACGATCCTGAATGTGCCGGGTGCCTACAGTTTTACCGTACTTGGAAATGCTTTTGAGAGTTGGGCGGAGCCTGGAATTATCGAGGTAGCTTATGATGCCAATGGCAACGGGCTTCCGGATGATGAGTGGTATGAGATCGCCGGTTCTGAGTACAACAGTCCTAAAACAATCCGTAACTATCAGATCACCTACTACAAACCGGATGAGAACAAAGTAAAAACGCCTAATAAAAATTATCCTGCTCTCACTGATACCACCTATATCAAATGGAAAGATAATCAGGGGAAATCAGGATACCTGTCTAAAAATATGTACCATACCCAATCTTATTATCCGCAGTGGAAAGGAGATAGCATCACGTTCTCCGGCTCCAGGCTGACAGATGAATATGTGGTAGACAAATCTGGTGCGGGTACTTATTTTGTTAGTCCAGCTTTCCCTTTTGGTTATGCTGACAACTGGTCTAACGATAATGAAAAAGCTAACATCAAAATCAGCTGGGCCGTCGATAAAAAAGGGAATGCAGTACAACTGAAAGGGGTTGACTTTATCCGTGTATACACCAGCATGCGTGCGGAAGGCGGCTGGCTGGGAGAAATCTCTACAGAAGTAGCCGGCGTAAAAGACCTCAATCTAAAATAA
- a CDS encoding YncE family protein has translation MIKLLRFTGIVMLMAAVAISGCRTGNDIVPPVVTQVDTPVKHYQYKGFYLLNEGNMGSNKSTLDFFDFTSGLYKKNIYAEANPTVVKELGDVGNDVQIYGNKLFAVINVSNKVEVMDANTVKRIGQIGLLNCRYITFANGKAYISSYAGPVLIDPRSPIGIVAEVDTATLQITRKVEVGYQPEEMAVVDGKLYVANSGGYRPPTYDSTISVIDLSTFKEIKKITVDINLHRLKADRDGDLYVTSRGDYYNRPSALYLVDTKTDAVKKRFPMAASNLCISGDTAYVYGSEYSYNTASWRINYGMINVKTETIIPGSFITDGTERAIKMPYGIMVDPETKDVYVTDARDYVSSGVLYCFNRQGKKRWSVTTGDIPGHFVFLPVTQ, from the coding sequence ATGATAAAATTATTACGTTTTACAGGTATTGTTATGTTGATGGCTGCCGTGGCCATCAGCGGCTGCCGTACCGGTAATGATATTGTGCCACCAGTAGTTACCCAGGTGGATACCCCTGTAAAACACTACCAGTACAAAGGTTTCTATCTGCTGAATGAAGGAAACATGGGCAGTAACAAGTCTACCCTCGACTTTTTTGATTTTACCAGCGGATTGTATAAAAAGAATATCTATGCAGAAGCGAATCCCACAGTGGTGAAGGAACTCGGCGATGTGGGCAATGATGTGCAGATATATGGCAATAAGCTGTTTGCCGTGATTAATGTGTCCAATAAGGTGGAGGTGATGGATGCCAACACTGTGAAGCGTATCGGGCAGATAGGACTGCTGAACTGCCGCTATATCACCTTTGCTAACGGTAAAGCCTATATTAGTTCATATGCCGGCCCTGTTTTAATTGATCCACGGTCGCCGATAGGTATTGTGGCCGAAGTGGATACCGCTACCCTGCAAATCACCCGTAAGGTGGAAGTTGGCTACCAGCCGGAGGAAATGGCCGTCGTGGATGGTAAACTGTACGTGGCTAATTCCGGGGGCTATCGTCCACCCACATACGATAGTACCATATCAGTGATTGATCTCAGCACTTTTAAGGAAATAAAAAAGATAACTGTTGATATTAACCTGCATCGCCTGAAAGCAGACCGTGATGGCGATTTGTATGTGACCAGCAGGGGAGACTACTACAACAGGCCTTCTGCATTGTATCTGGTGGACACTAAGACGGATGCCGTGAAAAAACGCTTCCCCATGGCTGCCAGCAACCTCTGTATCTCCGGCGACACAGCTTATGTATATGGCTCAGAATACAGCTATAATACTGCTTCCTGGAGAATTAATTATGGGATGATTAATGTTAAAACAGAGACCATCATTCCCGGCAGCTTTATTACAGATGGTACGGAGAGGGCTATTAAAATGCCCTATGGCATAATGGTGGATCCTGAAACAAAAGATGTATATGTAACAGATGCCCGGGATTATGTTTCTTCCGGCGTACTGTATTGTTTTAATAGACAAGGCAAAAAGAGATGGTCAGTCACCACTGGTGATATTCCGGGGCATTTTGTCTTTTTACCGGTAACCCAATAA